The proteins below come from a single Gimesia alba genomic window:
- a CDS encoding sulfatase-like hydrolase/transferase: MKSILLLIPVLFAFSSQLCADERPNIVFFFADDQTTSTIGCYGNQVVQTPNIDALAARGTRFDNAYVSQAICWVSRTTILTGLTGRSYGTSANPELARPDAVETLYSDILRQNGYRTGYFGKWHAKMPKGYKKEAHFDEFEAISRNPYYKQQPDGSLRHETELIVDRGIEFVKSQPKDKPFALNMWFNACHAEDSDRRPGIGHFPWPRAVDGMYEDVTIAPPRLGDPSIFNGQPDFLKTTINRERYFWRWNTDKKYQTNMRAYYRMVSGIDGAIGRFMRALEEAGLADNTIIVYSADNGYYMGNRGLAGKWSHYEEAIKVPLIVADPRVPQKQRGQVTTASALNLDLPATFLDWAGVKIPERYQGHSLKPIVEKGKPADWRQETFHEHFAVRSRIPAYEGLRNEQFKYVRYFDHGNHEFLHDLKKDPDELVNLAGDPQHAKTLQEMRKRTTNRVKELGGPLDPLKGKFTASTVPHPKASAAVSARADKEGFVRVFDGKSLRHWNGDRKYWSVEDGALTGKTDGTLKMNRFITWKDSTIRNFDLRVKVKVTPGGNSGLQYRGMSRPDLGLDIVTGYQCDVVANNPNYNGMLYEERGRRILSHTGEKVIIATDGQPWVIEKMPVKTFAPDEWHDFRVLVKGNHHQHWIDGHKTADLIDLDEKGRALEGVLAVQVHVGPAMKIQYKDFKIKHLPDDLPLQQAKDHPIPANAYGVRPQGRLPKNWKPPIYGQR; the protein is encoded by the coding sequence ATGAAATCCATCCTGCTGCTGATTCCCGTTCTCTTTGCATTCTCCAGTCAACTGTGTGCTGACGAGCGACCGAACATTGTCTTCTTCTTTGCCGACGATCAAACGACCAGCACGATTGGCTGTTATGGCAATCAGGTAGTTCAGACTCCGAATATCGATGCATTGGCGGCGCGCGGAACACGATTTGATAACGCCTATGTCAGTCAGGCAATCTGCTGGGTAAGCCGCACGACGATCCTGACCGGTCTGACGGGGCGAAGTTACGGCACTTCTGCGAATCCGGAACTGGCGCGGCCCGATGCAGTGGAGACCTTGTATTCCGATATCCTGCGTCAAAACGGATACCGTACCGGCTACTTCGGAAAGTGGCATGCCAAAATGCCGAAAGGCTATAAAAAGGAAGCACATTTTGATGAATTTGAAGCGATCAGCCGCAATCCCTATTACAAACAACAACCAGATGGCAGTTTGCGACATGAAACGGAGTTGATCGTTGATCGAGGAATCGAGTTTGTGAAATCGCAACCGAAAGACAAACCGTTCGCATTAAACATGTGGTTCAATGCCTGCCATGCTGAAGACAGCGATCGACGCCCGGGCATTGGTCATTTTCCGTGGCCTCGTGCTGTCGATGGGATGTACGAAGACGTTACGATTGCTCCGCCACGTCTTGGCGATCCTTCGATTTTCAACGGGCAGCCTGACTTTCTGAAAACGACCATCAACCGTGAGCGTTATTTCTGGCGCTGGAATACCGATAAAAAGTATCAGACGAACATGCGTGCGTACTATCGTATGGTGAGTGGTATCGACGGTGCCATTGGACGTTTTATGCGGGCGCTTGAAGAAGCAGGATTGGCTGATAACACGATCATTGTTTATTCTGCTGACAATGGATATTACATGGGGAATCGTGGTCTGGCAGGCAAGTGGTCCCATTATGAAGAAGCGATCAAGGTGCCTCTGATCGTGGCTGATCCGCGTGTTCCTCAAAAACAGCGTGGTCAAGTTACGACCGCCTCTGCGTTGAATCTGGATCTGCCGGCAACCTTTCTCGACTGGGCGGGAGTCAAAATTCCCGAACGATACCAGGGGCACAGCTTGAAGCCGATTGTAGAGAAGGGAAAACCTGCCGACTGGCGTCAGGAGACATTTCATGAGCATTTCGCTGTTCGCAGTCGTATTCCTGCCTATGAAGGTTTACGTAACGAACAATTCAAATATGTGCGCTATTTTGACCATGGCAATCATGAGTTTCTGCACGATCTGAAAAAGGATCCTGATGAACTGGTCAATCTGGCGGGAGATCCTCAGCACGCGAAAACCTTGCAGGAAATGCGAAAGCGGACAACCAACCGGGTGAAAGAACTCGGAGGGCCGCTTGATCCTCTCAAGGGGAAATTTACCGCATCGACAGTGCCTCACCCGAAAGCCTCCGCAGCCGTCAGTGCCCGCGCCGATAAAGAAGGATTCGTTCGCGTGTTCGATGGCAAATCGCTGCGTCACTGGAACGGCGACCGCAAGTACTGGTCAGTCGAAGACGGCGCCTTAACCGGCAAAACAGATGGCACGTTAAAGATGAACCGTTTCATCACCTGGAAAGACTCGACCATTCGCAATTTTGATCTGCGTGTGAAGGTGAAAGTGACTCCCGGCGGTAATAGTGGTCTGCAGTACCGAGGCATGTCGCGGCCTGACCTGGGTTTGGACATTGTCACCGGTTATCAGTGTGACGTGGTGGCGAATAATCCGAACTACAACGGGATGCTGTATGAAGAACGCGGGCGTCGTATTCTGTCACACACGGGAGAAAAAGTGATTATCGCAACGGATGGACAGCCGTGGGTGATCGAAAAAATGCCCGTCAAAACATTTGCTCCCGATGAGTGGCATGACTTTCGCGTGCTGGTGAAGGGGAACCATCACCAGCACTGGATTGATGGCCATAAAACGGCCGACCTGATTGATCTGGACGAAAAGGGCCGTGCTTTGGAAGGGGTATTGGCGGTCCAGGTTCACGTGGGGCCTGCGATGAAAATTCAATACAAGGATTTCAAAATCAAACACCTGCCAGACGATCTGCCCCTGCAACAGGCCAAAGACCATCCCATTCCAGCGAATGCCTATGGCGTGCGACCACAGGGCCGCTTGCCGAAGAACTGGAAGCCGCCGATTTACGGTCAGCGTTGA
- a CDS encoding PSD1 and planctomycete cytochrome C domain-containing protein, with protein MSNHKLRITFLAASYSLLIASVQSAFSAEAVDFRQDVAPILQRHCLSCHNDRVRRGGLSLHSTQATTKGGESGPSIDPGDPDASYLIDLITPTDGTAEMPRDEPPLSDEEVATIRNWIKAGAVWPANFEIQPPVLWSLKPLHRPTVPTDFETNPEFPIRNPIDAFVAARHKLNGLKPAPEASRHKLIRRLYLDLTGLLPAPEAVESFISSEDPRAYEQLVDELLASPHFGERWGRYWLDLARYADSDGYLGDSMRKHAWVYREWVIDAINQDLPFDQFSIEQLAGDLLDKPTLSQKIATGFHRNTLSNTEAGVDLELYRTKEIVDRVNTTGMVWLGFTFGCAECHDHKHDPISQKEFYQIYAFFNNANETTAKVKKPWEDTEYEQARTKWEPRYQQLLSELKTYENTGLTKKQQTEITDILNKYKKSTDLKRLSPFYQTKKAGWKKLSDKLATQLQTKPSPPATRAPIFTERTKDRRDTFVHVRGIYNRPGEKVSPGTPFVLPDLSSRNQTPNRLDLAQWLFQDNNPLTPRVSVNRIWQHLFGQGLVATPNDFGTKGAAPTHQQLLDWLATEYKSRDWSRKAMVRLIVMSSTYRMSSASNARSNPQDINNQLLWRQNSYRLEAEIVRDIHLNASGLLDRTIGRRGIRPPLPAFVTDVGRSVKWPASQGSEQYRRGMYIVFKRTVPYPMLMTFDAPDATVSCSRRERSNTPLQALTLLNGPMFFESAQVLGKKMHEHYPDDFPSAMNEMFLRCLGRPANEREQNALSASYSDLLRVASQNNIDSAEKTSPQLTALSQVARIIMNLDEFITRD; from the coding sequence ATGAGTAACCACAAACTCCGCATCACTTTCTTAGCTGCAAGCTATTCACTGCTGATCGCATCAGTGCAATCCGCTTTCAGTGCGGAAGCAGTCGACTTTCGCCAGGATGTTGCTCCGATCTTACAACGGCATTGTCTAAGTTGTCACAACGACCGTGTGCGTCGAGGGGGACTCTCTTTGCACTCAACCCAGGCAACGACAAAAGGAGGCGAGAGTGGCCCGTCGATTGATCCGGGTGATCCGGATGCAAGCTACCTGATTGACCTGATCACTCCCACAGACGGCACAGCCGAAATGCCACGCGATGAACCACCTCTTTCCGATGAAGAAGTCGCGACGATTCGGAACTGGATCAAGGCAGGCGCTGTCTGGCCTGCCAATTTTGAAATTCAACCTCCGGTACTGTGGTCACTCAAACCGCTGCACCGTCCCACCGTCCCCACAGACTTTGAAACCAACCCGGAATTCCCCATCCGTAATCCCATCGATGCATTTGTAGCGGCGCGGCACAAACTGAATGGGCTCAAACCGGCTCCCGAAGCCAGTCGCCATAAACTCATTCGTCGACTGTATCTCGATCTGACAGGCTTACTCCCCGCACCAGAGGCAGTCGAATCATTTATCTCCAGCGAAGATCCACGTGCCTACGAACAACTCGTGGATGAGCTGTTAGCCTCCCCACATTTTGGAGAGCGTTGGGGCCGCTACTGGCTGGACCTCGCGCGGTATGCTGACAGTGATGGCTATCTTGGAGACAGCATGCGGAAACATGCCTGGGTCTACCGTGAATGGGTCATTGATGCCATTAATCAGGATCTGCCATTTGACCAGTTTTCCATCGAGCAACTCGCGGGAGACCTGCTCGACAAGCCAACGTTATCCCAGAAAATTGCAACCGGCTTTCATCGAAACACGCTTAGTAACACAGAAGCTGGCGTTGACCTGGAACTATACCGCACGAAAGAAATTGTCGATCGTGTGAATACAACGGGCATGGTCTGGCTCGGTTTCACATTTGGCTGCGCTGAATGCCACGACCATAAACACGATCCGATCTCCCAGAAAGAGTTTTATCAAATTTACGCCTTCTTCAATAATGCCAATGAAACCACAGCCAAAGTCAAGAAACCCTGGGAAGATACAGAATACGAACAGGCTCGCACAAAGTGGGAACCGCGGTATCAACAACTCCTGTCAGAATTAAAAACGTATGAAAACACCGGTCTGACAAAGAAACAACAGACTGAAATCACCGACATTCTGAATAAATACAAAAAATCGACCGACTTGAAACGACTCTCCCCTTTTTATCAAACGAAAAAAGCAGGCTGGAAAAAACTCTCTGATAAACTGGCAACACAACTACAGACAAAACCATCTCCCCCCGCGACGAGAGCACCGATATTTACAGAACGAACAAAAGACCGTCGCGACACTTTCGTGCACGTTCGCGGCATTTACAATCGTCCCGGCGAAAAGGTAAGTCCGGGCACGCCCTTCGTACTCCCCGACTTATCATCGCGAAACCAAACACCGAATCGTCTGGATCTCGCTCAATGGCTCTTTCAGGATAATAATCCGTTGACACCGCGCGTGTCCGTCAATCGCATCTGGCAACATCTATTCGGCCAGGGGCTTGTTGCGACACCCAACGATTTTGGAACCAAAGGCGCAGCCCCCACGCATCAGCAGCTACTGGACTGGCTCGCTACGGAATACAAAAGTCGTGACTGGAGCCGTAAAGCAATGGTTCGCCTGATCGTGATGTCGTCTACATACCGTATGTCCTCAGCGTCAAACGCCCGTTCTAATCCACAAGACATCAACAATCAGTTGTTGTGGAGACAAAACAGCTATCGGCTCGAAGCCGAAATCGTTCGTGATATTCATCTGAATGCAAGCGGGTTACTGGACCGAACCATTGGTCGGCGTGGGATCAGACCACCGCTACCGGCGTTCGTGACCGACGTCGGGCGGAGCGTAAAATGGCCTGCCAGCCAGGGGAGCGAACAATATCGACGGGGAATGTATATCGTCTTTAAACGAACAGTGCCTTACCCGATGCTGATGACGTTCGACGCCCCCGATGCCACTGTTTCCTGCAGCCGCCGCGAACGCTCCAATACTCCACTCCAGGCACTCACACTACTGAACGGCCCCATGTTTTTTGAAAGTGCCCAGGTGCTCGGTAAAAAAATGCATGAGCACTATCCTGATGACTTTCCCTCTGCCATGAATGAAATGTTTCTGCGATGTCTTGGACGTCCTGCGAATGAACGGGAACAGAACGCACTCAGCGCGTCCTATTCTGATCTGCTCCGAGTCGCTAGCCAGAACAATATCGATTCCGCAGAAAAAACATCGCCGCAATTGACGGCTCTGAGCCAGGTCGCTCGGATCATCATGAATTTAGATGAATTTATTACGCGAGATTAA
- the malQ gene encoding 4-alpha-glucanotransferase: MSNSDQFESRSCFSPNYRGAGVLLSVTSLPSLYGIGDFGPAARNWIDRLQEAGQSWWQFLPLGPTGYGNSPYQPLSSFALNWLLISPDDLVADGLLQQADLSGIVFSESVVDLDAVRSFKQRLLETVWLHFHERATSELKQAYQNFCDHEKAWLDDYALFQVLKDKHQGACYLEWPTELVRRNSDALAQARQEQANEIDQVQLSQFLVFQQLKRLKEYAHGKGVRFIGDLPFFVSPDSSDVWVNPELFLLDDDLRPRFVAGVPPDYFSAQGQFWGNPVYNWEALGETGYRWCIDRFRALLDHVDLIRLDHFRGFAAAWHIPNGAPNAQAGQWEPGPGRKFFSAAQNELGVLPLIAEDLGIITPDVNALRDEFHLPGMRVLQFAFDGNPDNPYLPQNYDSNTVVFTGTHDNNTTRGWYESLSKDERKNVCETLQLPAINSREIAAVLMNLAWSSVAALAMAPLQDILNLQANARMNTPGRAGGNWRWRCTTEMLETPTFTWLRELTANLNRLPVV; the protein is encoded by the coding sequence ATGAGTAACAGTGATCAGTTTGAGAGTCGCTCCTGTTTTTCGCCAAATTATCGCGGTGCTGGTGTATTGTTGTCTGTGACTTCCTTGCCGTCTCTGTATGGGATTGGTGACTTTGGTCCTGCGGCTCGGAACTGGATTGACCGTCTTCAAGAGGCTGGTCAATCCTGGTGGCAGTTTTTACCACTGGGGCCAACTGGATATGGCAACTCGCCTTATCAACCGCTTTCGTCGTTCGCTCTCAACTGGCTTTTGATCAGTCCTGATGATCTAGTTGCGGATGGTTTGTTACAACAGGCCGACCTTTCTGGAATCGTGTTCTCTGAATCCGTAGTGGATTTAGACGCTGTCCGATCGTTTAAGCAACGTCTACTAGAAACGGTCTGGCTTCATTTTCATGAGAGAGCTACCTCAGAGCTGAAGCAGGCATACCAAAATTTCTGTGATCACGAAAAAGCCTGGCTGGATGACTATGCCTTGTTTCAGGTACTGAAAGACAAGCATCAGGGAGCCTGTTATCTCGAATGGCCAACGGAACTGGTCCGACGGAATTCAGATGCTCTCGCTCAAGCCCGACAGGAACAGGCGAATGAAATAGATCAGGTGCAATTGTCGCAGTTCCTGGTATTTCAGCAATTGAAACGCCTGAAGGAGTATGCTCACGGCAAGGGAGTCCGGTTCATCGGCGATTTGCCATTTTTTGTCTCTCCCGATTCCAGCGATGTCTGGGTCAATCCGGAGCTGTTTCTGCTGGATGATGATTTACGACCTCGCTTTGTTGCCGGTGTGCCTCCTGATTACTTCAGTGCTCAAGGGCAGTTCTGGGGCAACCCGGTTTATAACTGGGAAGCACTCGGTGAAACAGGTTACCGCTGGTGTATCGACCGGTTTCGTGCGTTGCTGGATCATGTGGATCTGATTCGTCTGGATCACTTTCGTGGTTTTGCGGCTGCCTGGCATATACCGAATGGGGCACCTAATGCCCAGGCAGGGCAATGGGAGCCCGGGCCTGGTCGAAAGTTTTTCAGTGCAGCCCAAAACGAACTGGGTGTGCTTCCGTTAATTGCAGAGGATCTGGGAATCATCACTCCGGATGTGAATGCGCTTCGAGACGAATTTCATCTACCCGGTATGCGCGTCCTTCAATTTGCCTTTGATGGAAATCCTGACAATCCCTACCTGCCACAAAACTATGATTCGAATACCGTTGTCTTTACAGGCACACATGACAATAACACAACACGCGGCTGGTATGAATCTCTCTCGAAGGATGAGCGTAAGAATGTGTGTGAAACGCTTCAGCTTCCCGCAATCAACAGTCGGGAAATCGCGGCGGTATTGATGAATCTGGCATGGTCTTCAGTCGCAGCACTCGCGATGGCTCCTCTACAGGATATACTCAATCTGCAGGCAAACGCACGAATGAATACACCGGGACGCGCAGGCGGAAACTGGCGCTGGCGATGCACGACTGAGATGCTGGAGACGCCCACCTTCACATGGTTGAGGGAACTAACAGCAAATTTGAATCGCTTACCCGTTGTTTAG
- a CDS encoding DUF1552 domain-containing protein, translated as MSAYLTTRRTMLRGLGVAMALPWLESLQVWGQEAGTTAVKGEAPVRFAALFSGNGFHRDHWWAKGAGKSMELGPVLKPLTEFRERLLFIRGLYNEEALKGNIHSSQTGNILSGAPLESGGGIRSGISIDQLLAKHYGQTTKVPSLVLGCEKSNPSVHKNYSMLYSSHISWSSPTTPTPLEVYPALAFDRLFRQDASKSDQSVLDAVLSDAKDLRRGISRSDKQKLDEYLNSVREVEQRIERAGQRGELQGWRPALDKPNIPRPADGIPQDIADHMRLMCDILVLAFQTDSTRLCTLKLNNDHSSLRFPNLGVDYMIHHLLSHQESEDWLKVNQFFLEQVAYVARKLDAIQEGSRTALDNSIIMYCSSMLTGSHDATKLPVVILGRGGGKLETGRVLDYLDKPNRKMCSLYLSLMDKYGLHLDQFGDSNERLAEI; from the coding sequence ATGTCTGCTTATTTGACAACCAGGCGTACTATGTTGCGTGGACTCGGTGTTGCAATGGCTTTGCCCTGGCTGGAGTCGCTACAGGTATGGGGACAGGAAGCAGGTACGACTGCAGTAAAGGGAGAGGCTCCTGTTCGTTTTGCGGCCCTGTTTTCCGGTAACGGATTTCATCGCGATCACTGGTGGGCCAAGGGAGCAGGGAAGTCGATGGAGCTGGGGCCTGTCCTGAAGCCGCTCACTGAATTTCGCGAAAGACTGCTTTTCATTCGCGGCTTGTATAACGAGGAAGCCCTGAAGGGGAATATTCACAGTTCTCAAACCGGTAATATTCTGAGTGGGGCACCATTGGAATCGGGGGGCGGGATTCGCAGCGGTATCAGTATCGATCAACTGCTGGCAAAGCATTATGGCCAGACCACCAAAGTTCCCAGTCTGGTGTTGGGTTGCGAAAAATCCAATCCGTCCGTTCACAAAAATTATTCGATGCTCTACAGCAGCCATATTTCCTGGAGCTCACCGACAACGCCTACTCCACTGGAAGTCTATCCGGCACTCGCCTTTGATCGACTCTTTCGTCAGGATGCTAGCAAAAGCGATCAGAGTGTGCTGGATGCCGTGTTGAGCGATGCAAAGGACCTGCGACGTGGAATCAGTCGCAGCGATAAGCAGAAGCTCGACGAATATCTCAATTCTGTACGCGAAGTAGAACAACGCATCGAACGCGCTGGCCAGCGGGGAGAGCTGCAAGGCTGGCGGCCTGCACTCGATAAACCAAATATTCCGCGACCCGCTGATGGGATTCCGCAGGATATTGCCGACCATATGCGACTGATGTGTGATATTCTGGTGCTTGCATTTCAGACAGATTCCACACGACTTTGCACATTAAAACTCAATAACGATCATTCCTCACTGAGATTTCCCAACCTGGGTGTTGATTATATGATTCATCACCTGTTATCGCATCAGGAGTCCGAGGACTGGCTCAAAGTAAATCAGTTCTTTTTAGAACAGGTTGCTTATGTCGCACGGAAACTGGATGCAATTCAGGAAGGAAGTCGAACCGCATTAGATAACTCTATCATTATGTATTGCAGTAGCATGCTGACGGGCAGTCATGATGCCACCAAGTTGCCGGTGGTGATTCTGGGTAGGGGAGGCGGTAAGCTGGAAACCGGACGTGTGCTCGACTATCTCGATAAACCGAACCGTAAGATGTGCAGTTTATATCTCTCGTTGATGGATAAATATGGCTTGCACCTGGATCAGTTTGGTGACTCGAATGAACGACTTGCAGAAATATAA
- a CDS encoding DUF1501 domain-containing protein, whose protein sequence is MLLPPASTGNDPSALNRRQFFTSGASGLGTLALASLLKDEGLLASENSGQQAHFAPKAKRCIYLFMEGGPSQMDLFDPKPKLNELDGQPMPESLLKDIKFAFIQKEAAQLMGSPRTFKRYGECGMELSDLLPHLSTCVDDIALVRSMHCEQFNHLPGQLMMLSGSDLQGRPTLGSWLNYGLGSESQNLPGYVVLATLGRGLPGGASSWSSGFLPSQYAGTLFRNQGSPVLNLETPAEIAPEAQMRSLQTINELNGLRYEQIGNPEIASRIKAYELAFRMQQTAPELLDLSGETKATLDEYGVTREEASKSSHAGFNGSYARNCLLARRMVERGVRYVTLFLSTWDHHSYLDSGLKRYTEISDQPIAALLKDLKRRGLLEDTLVVWGGEFGRTPLGENRVNFKKVTGRDHHPYSFSMWLAGGGIKGGQVIGKTDEIGWGVSKDPVHVHDLHATILKLFGLDHEKLTYRFQGRDFRLTDVSGNVVEKLIA, encoded by the coding sequence ATGCTGCTTCCTCCTGCATCCACTGGAAATGATCCTTCAGCCCTGAATCGTCGGCAATTCTTCACCAGTGGCGCCAGTGGTCTGGGAACGCTGGCTCTTGCCTCGCTGCTGAAAGATGAGGGATTGCTGGCAAGCGAGAACAGCGGCCAACAGGCACACTTCGCCCCCAAGGCCAAGCGTTGCATTTACCTCTTCATGGAAGGGGGCCCGAGCCAGATGGACTTGTTCGACCCCAAACCAAAGTTAAATGAACTCGACGGTCAACCGATGCCTGAGTCTTTACTGAAGGACATCAAATTCGCATTCATCCAAAAAGAAGCAGCGCAGTTAATGGGAAGCCCACGCACCTTCAAACGCTACGGCGAGTGCGGCATGGAACTCTCGGATCTGCTGCCTCACCTTAGCACTTGCGTGGATGACATCGCCCTGGTTCGCTCGATGCACTGTGAGCAGTTCAATCACCTGCCCGGTCAGTTGATGATGCTCTCCGGCTCCGATCTGCAGGGACGTCCCACGCTCGGCTCGTGGCTCAATTACGGTCTGGGAAGTGAATCACAGAATTTACCCGGCTATGTTGTGCTGGCCACACTGGGCCGCGGTTTACCCGGCGGGGCTTCCAGCTGGTCGAGTGGATTTCTCCCCTCGCAATACGCGGGAACGCTGTTTCGTAATCAGGGCAGTCCGGTATTGAACCTGGAAACGCCTGCTGAAATCGCACCCGAAGCACAGATGCGGAGTCTGCAGACCATCAATGAGTTGAACGGCCTCCGCTACGAGCAGATCGGTAACCCCGAAATCGCCAGCAGGATTAAAGCCTACGAACTCGCCTTTCGCATGCAGCAAACCGCACCAGAGTTGCTCGATCTTTCCGGCGAAACCAAAGCAACACTCGATGAATATGGTGTCACGCGCGAAGAAGCATCGAAAAGCAGTCATGCTGGCTTCAACGGTTCGTATGCCCGCAATTGCCTGCTGGCCCGTCGCATGGTCGAACGGGGCGTGCGTTATGTCACGCTCTTTTTATCAACCTGGGATCACCACAGCTATCTGGACAGCGGCTTGAAACGCTATACCGAGATTTCCGATCAGCCCATCGCGGCTTTACTCAAAGACCTTAAACGCCGTGGTTTACTCGAGGACACACTGGTTGTCTGGGGCGGCGAATTCGGGAGAACACCTTTGGGTGAAAACCGTGTCAACTTCAAGAAAGTGACCGGCCGCGATCATCATCCCTATTCCTTCAGCATGTGGCTCGCGGGTGGCGGCATCAAAGGAGGCCAAGTCATCGGTAAAACGGATGAAATTGGTTGGGGCGTCTCAAAAGACCCCGTCCATGTACATGATCTTCATGCAACAATTCTCAAACTGTTCGGCCTGGATCATGAAAAACTGACCTATCGTTTTCAAGGCCGCGACTTCCGCCTCACTGACGTCTCGGGAAATGTAGTCGAAAAATTAATCGCATAG
- a CDS encoding GntR family transcriptional regulator, protein MKTNDLSTGHMPSDNKLKRQTLAQAVEARLRTEIVHGLHEPGAMLTEPVLSTEMGVSRSPIREALLNLQRDGIVEFDDRGRTRVVSMTAADFEDLYFLRLAVEPMLAVHAAARATDSDYAAWEANVAAMEKTDSVAEISQLDIEFHSMIVETSQRPRLIAAWRSLRPSLELWLAALHRKHEQLTGRVREITIESHLELIESLRAGKSEAIRELIQDHIEGWYKWLPEMDDLA, encoded by the coding sequence ATGAAAACCAATGATTTGTCCACGGGCCATATGCCATCAGATAACAAATTAAAACGTCAAACACTGGCGCAGGCCGTTGAAGCACGCTTACGCACTGAAATTGTTCATGGGCTTCACGAACCGGGGGCCATGCTAACGGAACCCGTCTTGTCGACGGAGATGGGAGTGAGCCGCTCGCCTATACGCGAAGCGCTGCTAAATCTGCAGCGAGATGGGATTGTCGAGTTTGATGATCGAGGGAGAACGCGTGTTGTTTCGATGACGGCTGCGGATTTCGAAGATCTCTATTTTCTGCGACTGGCTGTGGAGCCCATGCTGGCGGTGCATGCTGCGGCGCGTGCGACGGATTCTGATTATGCTGCCTGGGAAGCAAATGTTGCTGCGATGGAAAAAACAGACAGCGTTGCTGAAATCAGTCAGCTCGACATTGAATTTCATTCAATGATTGTCGAAACCAGTCAACGCCCTCGGTTGATTGCAGCCTGGCGATCGCTACGCCCTTCATTAGAATTATGGTTGGCGGCACTACATCGGAAACATGAACAGCTGACGGGACGCGTGCGGGAAATTACAATTGAAAGTCATTTAGAGCTCATTGAATCTCTACGTGCGGGAAAGAGCGAAGCGATTCGCGAATTGATTCAGGATCATATTGAAGGCTGGTACAAGTGGCTGCCGGAAATGGACGATTTGGCTTGA